The genomic region ttgttgttattcttaGTTTCTGACCTCATTTGTTTCGCTTTACCTTCCAAAGAACTGAGTTTGAACGTGTCAgcaacactgagctgtgacatgaGGCTGGCAATTAGCTTTTAAGGTTTTATTGTTCCTAGAAAATTGGAATTGCTCTAATAAAAAGTACCTTTTCTCTCAGCTGGAAACATGCAGTCATGGTGGCGAGCGGCTGCCAGTCTGCTGTGCTGTGGTAATAATAATGCTGAGTCTGTTctacctgcaaacacacaggagAGTGAGGGATGCCTGGGTCAGAGGAGGCCGCAGAGGGAAACTTATGGAGAGGGATTATTGTTGAGACACACAACGTTACTGAAAACCTCAAAGTCCACAAAGAGAAGCAATGGTGACCAGTGAGTCTCTGAAGTCACGTTCTAGCCCGGGAGGAAAGTCTCTGTACATTTACTCTCTGAAATTCCATGGAGcaggcagcgtgtgtgtgtgtgtgtgtgtgtgtgtgtgtgtgtgtgtgtgtgtgtttgggttacagtggtgtctgtgtgcacatgttttagCGACCACCAAAAGGCTGGAAATTTACTGAGGGAAAGTGCTTGAAGGGGCCGCGCTGTGCACAGTCCTGCTTCCACTCACAGCGTCCTCTCCGTGGACGGAGTCAGgtgtctcctcctctttccagtctcctcttcttcaccacTGTGAAGAAACCTACTCAGGAAATGTGGATAATTCAGCTGTGATTGCTGGAGGTTTGTAGTGGATCAAGGCCAAACGCCAGCTGCTCCACTGCAGTGACACTGTCTCAGGTTAATGTCGTACAAGGAAGCAAGCaagcaaggaaggaaggaaggaaggaagtggcCGAGGCCTCGAGCAGGTTGTGGTTTGTGATCTACTGAGTGAGAACATGATGTAGATGATGACAGGATTATGTTGTTGTGGACTCAGCAGGTGAGTGGATTAAAGTCAGTCAGTTAttcttgtgtttgtgcttcATGTGTGCAGGTGTGGGATGATGAGCTGGAGCGCTCAGCCACTCACTGGGGAGAGCAGTGTCAGTGGGACCATGGACCACAGGACCTGCTCATGTCTATTGGACAAAACCTGGGGGTTCACTGGGGCAGGTgagctgcactcacacacacacacacacacacacacagacactctggACCTTCACACGTGGGTATGAATCCACCATAATAAAGGAATGAGGTGCATCATGTAAACTACAGCATCCTTTCAAATAACTCTCTCACTCTTCATTTGTTGCTGCTTTCtctgttattatatattatagtatattatacaGTCCCTTTAGTTGgttttcttcctctttatttGATATTAATACAGTTGTAAATGACAAAGGTCCATCAAACGTGTGAGTTCATAAATCCTGGCGTCTGTTCAGCCGTGATGACCAGAGAGGATTCTTACAGCTGCTCATCATCAACtgtctaaaatgatatttgacattttgtctgatCATTATTTGACCAAACCTTAGAAAGGTTATTATAACTAATGTTAAGCATTAGTGAGTCATTTGTTCATATATTAATCAGTGTGTTACAACAATTGTGACGTGTTGTGATAAAAGAAACTAAAGGTATAAATGTTGTATTAAACACAATTCtcgtcctctctcctctctcctctcctctctcctccatccctccatcccctTCTTTTCTTCCTGTGCCAACAAACTCAGCACTTTACAATACCATAAAAAGAGATGTTTATAGTAGAAGCTACAGCTGATGTGTGAGGCTGTGGGACTGTGTTTGGATTTGCTTTGATTCTTATTTTTGGGTTAAACCTGATTTGATTCCCTCTGTTATGGAGCGTAACAGACTGATGGTGTGATGTGTGCCAGCTCAGTTTCACACTCTGatccaatttatttataaagcacatttaaaacaacattgttgATGTGATCTGTGACTGAGCctagtgtctgtctgtctgaccgtctgtctgtctgaccgtctgtctgtctgtccgtggCCCCCACAGATACCGCTCCCCCGCCTATCACGTGCAGGCCTGGTATGACGAGGTGAAAGACTACACTTACCCTTACCCCCACGAGTGCAACCCCTGGTGTCCAGAACGCTGCTCTGGACCCATGTGCACACATTACACCCAGGTAAGACCAGAACCAGGATCAGGTGAAAGCGGTTATGAGGAACTGATGAGACTCTTCCATGGAGGTTTTAGTAGTCAggttgcattgtgggtaatcAAATTTAAATCACTGCACTGGTGTTTAGACACATCTGTgctaaatataatatatgtatatatatatatatgtgtgtatatatatatatatatatatatatatataataaaaataacacccAGAGTTACACGTGCTGTACTTCCTCGGATGATCTTTCACAGTATTTACGGGCAGTGTTTTAAAAAGCTGAGgcgtcacatgacacacacacacacacacacacacacgtacagaacATTATGTGTAAGTGATGGAAAAGAAGAAAGTATGACGGCAGAAAGACAAgatgaaaaaagtcaaatcaatGGAAAGCAAATATCTCAGTGGGTGAGATGGCAACAATCTCCTCTAGACTTTACTTTGTCGCTGCTGCGCTGAGTTTACAGAAACACTGTGACTCCTCCCACTGCCTTCTGCCGTCTGGTCGTCATTTCCAGACATCCCTCCCTGCTTGACCTGGATTGTGCAGCGAGCGGACAGTGCCAGATATGAGCGTCATCATCATATCTGTGATCTGACGGTCACTCCCTCTGACGGCCTCCTCACAGAAACATGACACTCAGCACAAAGTCAAAGTGCTGACTCACTGCTTCcaaagctgcagcaggaaaaaGATGGACATTCCTGAGGAGGGAGAGTTTGGGAGGAAAGTCAGGAGGATTTATGGAACATGTTGTGTTGTATTCGCCGTCTAATggctcatcattcatctgtaaCACCGCAGCAGTCGCAGCTTTCCACTGACCTCTGTGAAAAGATTTTCCACTTGGATGTTTAAAATGATCAGGATTGCATCACAGAGGACAAACTATCTTTACAAATGAAGTGCATGTGACTGGGGCATAATAACAGACATAAGTGACTGAAGCTGATGAACTGCTAACACTGGTTATGTTCTCTTCTCCTGCATTTACAGCTGGTCTGGGCGACCACTAACCGAGTGGGCTGTGCCGTGCACGTGTGTCCAAGGATGAGCGTGTGGGGGGAAATCTGGGAGAACTCCGTTTACCTCGTGTGCAACTACTCTCCAAAGTAAGATCAGTGTtcctgtgtgttcctgtgtgttcctgtgtgttcctgtgtgttccACGTTTGCTCTCTGGAGACAGACGCCTGTCGTATACAGATGTATACGAAGTTCCAGAGGTTTTCTGTAACACTGGGCCTTTAACTTCCTTCCAGAAGTCAGAATAGAACAATAATAAAGAAGctcagggaaagaaaaacaagagcagagcGAGGAGTGTTTCGCCTAATGACTCTTTAGGAGAGTGACTATGAGCAGAGAGTGCTGCTGAAGTCATTACAGTGATGCctgacgacgacgatgatgatgatgatgatgatgatgcagcatTTCCAGCAGAGTCAAGGTGTCTCATTGTGCTCTACTCTGCAGGGGAAACTGGATCGGAGAGGCCCCGTACCAACATGGGCGCCCTTGTTCTCAGTGCCCTCCCAGCTATGGAGGAGGATGTCAGAATAATCTGTGTTACAAAGGTGAGAACACGCGTGTTCTTTATTCAAATATGTGacatatgatatatatatatatgactctCTGAtctgtgtgcagctgcagagTCTCCGCGCTCAGAGACCGAGGACATGAACGAGGTGGAGAAGCCGCAGGTTCCACTCCCGCCCCGCACCACCACCAAACCGCCTCCTAAACCCAAACCCTCGGCTCCAAAGAAACCAGCGTCCAAGCCGTCCACACCAAAGACTCCGTCTTCAAAGTCTCCAAGCAACAACTACTTAGGTGCCGACAGGAGAGATTGAGAATAACCTCACGCTTCCTTTGTGTCAATCTCTGATTTTCACTTTCTCTTGCAGCTCAAAGCATAAAGTGTGAGACCAGACTGCGAGACACGTGCAGAGGAGCGACGTGCAGCAGGTCAGATTATAGCCATGAACGTCAGGATTATGATAATGTGCTTTCCTCTCACTCGTGTCCTCTGACTGCAGGTATCACTGTCCAGCCAACTGTCTGAATAAGAAAGGAAGAGTGTGGGGAAGTCTCTTTTATGATGTGGTGAGTCTGACTTTTTAAATTCTTTCAATTCTAAATGAATATTTACACCAATTCACTgcaattgttgttgtttcagcaaTCGAGCATTTGCCGAGCGGCGATTCATTTAGGAGTGACTGACAACAGCGGCGGCCTGGTCGACGTCACGCGAGTGGACAAGTTGCCCTTTTTTGTCAGAGGCACAAAGAACGGCGTCGAGTCGCTCAGGTACGCAGTGATTTCATGAGATCATCTCACTGACGgagtcactcagtcattcattcatcagtcattcacacgttcactgcTCTGACGTCttttacagtaaatacaaaCCTGGAAATGCCTTTGTGATGACCAGAGTGGAGGGTGAGTGACGTGCTCTCTGTGGATAAACCTCTGAATGGTGATTGTGTGAAGATCCGTCATCATGAACaggttttcttttcctctgtctctgaACAGAAGTGACGGCTGACTgttacaccacagtggctgaaaTCTGCGCCTTCAAAAAGCCAAACTCACACTGTCCGAGGTGCCGTCTGACGTCGGTCATTGAGTCCATTCATAGTTTGACAGTAAAACGTCTGAACGACTGTTAAAGTGACTAAATGCTGTCGTTTCATCCTCAGAATGTTCTGTCCCACCAACTGTAAGTCTCAGCCGTCTTACTGGTCGCCTGTCGTTGGGAACAACATCTACACAGATGTGAGTAATGACGTTCACACAGGATGTGACCTCACGCTGCTTCTGTGCTGATCTTTACATCCATGAGCTCTTcagactctgtgtgtctgtgaagtcTCCGTGTCCCTCGGTGTCTGAACGTGGCTCGTGACCTTTCCCACGTTTACTCACATGTGACGTCACACTCTGATAAGCCGTAAACCgtcagtgtgtgatttgtgtTCAGACCACAGATGAGTCAGTTCACTCCAGACTGTTGATAAGAGTTTATGAtcagactgtgactgtgagtaATAATGGACGTATTTCTGTTATGATATATTAATATTTCCATTTGCCAAGAGGAAAGAAAGCTTGTGTGTGTAAAGATGACAAAGTCTCGTTGTAATTCTTGGTTGTCTTGTGTCGCCGCCTCGTCACAGAGCTCCAGCATCTGTAAAGCAGCCATCCATGCGGGGGTCATCGGCCCAGACGGTGGTTTAGTGGACGTTCTGCCTTTGGACAAGAGAAAGAACTACGTCGGCGTCCTGAAAAATGGCATCCAGTCTGAAAGGTGCACTTACTTATCACAGAAAGGAAAGAGAACAACCATGTttacacagagtgtgtgtgtgtgtgtgtgtgtgtgtgtgtgtgctgctgtaaGTCACCAGTAACATCAGAGACAATCTGACAGACTGACGATGGTCTGTCTCTGATCTTAACTCAGCTGTGACTTTATTTGTGTGATTCtctctgtgttcacacacaataagagtgtgttgtgtttattttatagacAGTGATCACTTAGTAAAATCGTGTTGTCGCTCTTTTATCAGACAAACACCAGAGCGAGACTCTGTATCATACGATCAGGACTTTCTTAATAAATACGGactaagaataaaacaaagtgtgtgtgaaaatagcAGAGAAAGGTGCGTTTCATTCACACGCCTCAGCTGGAGTGATTCCTGCTGTAACCTccgtgcatgtgtttgtggcGAGCGCTGCTGTCATGTGAGGCTGTGAGAGTAATGGTGTGGTCTGATGTGTGGACGGGCCACACGTGGGATCAGTGCTTTCTTAACGCAGGCATTTCAACTGAGCGTGCAGAGTGCTGAGTGGACAGAAACACTGCGAGTGGGATTCTGTGACTTGTAATGCAGAGCCGTGAAGGCCCCACTCAGAGGTCAGAGTGCTGAGTGCTGAGTGTGCCAGCATCATGGCAGGGCGGCCGAGTAATCACAGACTATCCACTTACCCGAGGGTGGAAACGCCGTCAGTGCAATTATCTGTGATCTGATACCAATCAAACTGCGGCCTATCACCGTTATTGATCATGGCAGAGCTTCAAGGTCTgtccatgaatgaatgaatgaatgaactcatTACAGAGTAATCCATTCATTCTTCCACAGTGAGTCACTGACtttatttctgctttttctttttttctgaagctCAGACAATAGTTTCAATATTTTacaaagatgtttttatttgagcGCGAGCAGTTTTTACAATTAAAGTTGACTTTGGTCATCGCTGCCTCTGACATCATGTGACATGATATCATGTGACATCATATCATGTGACATCATATCATGTGACATCATATCACGTCACATGACATCATGTGACATGATatcacgtcacatgatcgtcgtGTGTGGCTCTGGAGGCAGATGTGAGCATGACGGAGCTGTGCAGTTTGACAGAAAAGTAAAGACGGGACAATATTGTgcaacataaacataacaacaacatattCAGGCTATAAAAACGTTAACATCACAATAAAGTCATGATTGTAATGATTTttgattataaaataattataattataattataatttcagGACAATCGTGATCAGAAATTCTTTCTTGGATGAATCAGACTGTGGATTAAAAATCAAGATAACCCATCATCTCTCCTTTAAAACGCCGCTCCTGTgatgattgattattgattattgattattgattattgttttctttatcgTCTGTTTGCAGTAAGGGGAACACGGAGGGCGGCTCCTTCCGAGTGTTTGcagtgagggagtgagagagagagtgagagagtgagacgtCTCACCTCGGTCACCTCTGCTGCTCCTGAAGAGCAGGAAGTGTCCACAGGTTGGAAATGAAGGCTGTtcatctctgtctgttgttcagtggaaacacaacgtCCCAACACATCAAGCAGCACATTTTCTCTTAGTTATCAAACAGTAGTAAAAGTCATTAACTCCAGATATGGATATTTCTTAGGCTTAATGTGTGAATACAGAATATTGTATATGTTAGGATTGAACAGCTGGTGCTGGACGTGTAGAGTAAAGTACtatgtttacattcattctTATTACAAATATACGTTGGTTTTCGTACACAGGAATGTATACTGGTCACACTGTATTTAATCATCGTGTACAGAATATatgatattttgtttgttttaaaaatggagTACCATATATTAACACTTAAATGCTAcgttctgatttattttttattttattgccttcctcttttttccctctctttatttaacctttatttaagcaGGTAAATTCAGATTTAAATCTCTTTTCCAAGAGTACAAACA from Solea solea chromosome 5, fSolSol10.1, whole genome shotgun sequence harbors:
- the crispld2 gene encoding cysteine-rich secretory protein LCCL domain-containing 2, whose product is MSLTAMTWLHVVSLLLLCIRDSTSLFLPDSKELRQLLSRYEEEAESSSSISSISSSSSSSSSSSSRSPGNRTRRAIRWSDRDEILQLHNKLRGGVYPTASNMEYMVWDDELERSATHWGEQCQWDHGPQDLLMSIGQNLGVHWGRYRSPAYHVQAWYDEVKDYTYPYPHECNPWCPERCSGPMCTHYTQLVWATTNRVGCAVHVCPRMSVWGEIWENSVYLVCNYSPKGNWIGEAPYQHGRPCSQCPPSYGGGCQNNLCYKAAESPRSETEDMNEVEKPQVPLPPRTTTKPPPKPKPSAPKKPASKPSTPKTPSSKSPSNNYLAQSIKCETRLRDTCRGATCSRYHCPANCLNKKGRVWGSLFYDVQSSICRAAIHLGVTDNSGGLVDVTRVDKLPFFVRGTKNGVESLSKYKPGNAFVMTRVEEVTADCYTTVAEICAFKKPNSHCPRMFCPTNCKSQPSYWSPVVGNNIYTDSSSICKAAIHAGVIGPDGGLVDVLPLDKRKNYVGVLKNGIQSESKGNTEGGSFRVFAVRE